The DNA sequence AACTTCAGAGATCGCACAAGATGACGTGCTAACGACGGGAGTACCGAATGCCATCGCTTCGGCGGCCGGTATTCCGAACGATTCGCACTGACTTGGTAATGCGAATAATTGATTCGTAGCATATTGCCGATGCAGTTCCTGATCGCTTACACGCCCCAGGATATCGACAGAATGGGTTAGTCCTAAAGCATGGATCTGTCGACGAACGGTGGCTTCGTAGTCGGAGTCAGGCCATGGTCCGACGAGTCGAAGCTTGGCCGGAATGTCGCGTTGATGCAACATCGCGACCGCAGAAACCAAGGTGTGGGCGCCTTTCCAATTCGCCATCGCCGAGACGGCTAGGATCGAATACGGATCACGAGGCAGGTGGGCTAACCGCTTGGCAGCCTCGTAGGTGGATTGGTTTAGGCCGACGAGGGCGACACGGTGACGACGCTCGGTCGAATTAGGATTGGCAGCGGTGTAGAGTTGGCGAAGGTGATTCGAAATGTAAATCATCAAGTCGGCGTCTCGAAATGCACTGCCATAACCGATCCGTTGAAGGCGGGCTTTGAATCGATCATGAGCATTGCGATGCACTGCCGGATGATAACACCATGGGTTTTGGCAAAGGACTGCTTGAGGAACCGGACAGCGAGGCATCAAAGCTCCCGAGACAGTTAGGGCGACGTCTACTCCATGCCGGCGAATCAAACCGGGGAGCCGCCATGCTTCCCAAAGCAGTCGTTTCAACCAGTGGCGAAAGCGGTCCGGAACCGCAATCGCTTTCACGCCTAGCCGCATCACGTCATCGGGTGGAGGGGCCGAGTCGTAATGCAAGACTGTCATCTGATGGTCGGGCAAAATCGCGTTGCCGAAAGGTTGCAGAAAGCCATAGACAACATGACGACCGCTCATCGACCCGATCGAGAGAGTATTGACCAATAGGTGCATGAGATCGTCGGCCAGCTAATTCAGTTGGCGCGATTGTAGATAGGCTTCCACAGCCGATCGCGTCTGTTCGTCGTCAGGGATAATCTGGTCGAGCGGTAGGTTGGCATAGCGTTTTGCCTTACCAAAAACCCAGCCAACTCGGTCGGGCGATAGCGTCAAGGCGCGTCGAAACGCGATGATTGCTTGGTCATAGTCACCGTGGTTGGCTAACGCCATCGCGGCTCGAAGCTGGAGTTCCGGAGTATTCTTGAAAAGCTGCGCCGATTGCTGCAACGCAAGTTTGCTTTGATCCGGGGATCGATGAACGAACTCGAGGGCAACGAGATGGAATCGGGGTTCGATGGCCAGTGGTCGATGACGCAATGATTGTTGGGTCAATCGCCATGCATTGCGATAGGCGGATTCGGCTTCGCTTGTTGGAGCGAGCGCCGGCAAGGGTTCAATCGCACGTCCACCGCGAGAGACATTAACGGAAGCACTGCGATCACTCCGCCATGCCAAGCGACGGTAGTTTTGCGAGGTATTCGCATAGCACATCTCGCGGCGCAGTTTGGGTAGACGCCCCGCTCCCCACATCTGTAGCTCCAACAATCTGCCTCGTTGGAATTCTAAATCGATATAGGCTTTTAGCAGTTCCGACGTGGGCGATTGATCGACGAGAGGCTTGGACTGTTGCGACAATTGTGAAAGCCGCGACAGATCGGTGGGGTATTCAACAAGGGCTTGGTTCATCGTTCGCGCTGCGGATTCGGAATTGCCGTCGTGGTAAAGCTTCGTCCGAGCGATCATCACGGTAGCTATGATCGCGGTCGTCGCTAAAACACCACGTGGGGCAACGCAGCTCCAACGGGTGACGCTTTGAATAACTCTGGTGGCCTGAGAATCAATTTTCGAATGGGAAAGAATTGTCGGACACGAACGTGACCAAACCGCTGTCAGAAGAAGCACCGCAACGATCGAGTTCGCAGGCAGGATTAGCCCAAAGTCCAAGGTCTGGCTGACGACTAGACAAGGAACTAAGAAAACGCCTGTTGCCGCATAAGCTTGATCGAGTGGACTCGCTCCGGTCTGCAATCGACGGGATGCGTTGACGAGCATCCACAGACACACCAAGATCGCCAGGAAGCCGAAAACAGATGTTTCAGCGATTACTTCTAACCAAAGATTTTCAGCGTGAGTAAACCACCGCCAAGAACTTGATTCTTGCCAAGGCAGGTAAGCGTATCCATAGGTCCCGACTCCGCTGCCGAACGGGAAGAACGCGATTGCCGTTCGCATCGCATCCGGCCAGTGTTGCAGGCGAGCGTCGCTGTTCAGTCGGTCGGTGATCGATGCGGACGTTGTCGGCAGACCCCAGCGTGAGCTCAACGAATCATGCGAAAAAAAGTAATCGAAGGCGATCATCCCGATCAGACCAACGAAAGCGATTGATGCCGGGAACGTTAGCGGCTTGATTGCCGAGCGGAACGTAATCGCTACTATTAAGATGGACAGTGCCATCGCGATCAAGCCTCCACGTGAACCGCAATAGACGAGTCCGCAAAGACAGAGAGTTGCTACGGCAAGCGATGCTACGGCGAGTGGATCACGGACCTTATCGCGGGAGGGATGAACGTTTCGCGGGGCCGTGTTGAGGGTTGTAATATGCCGCCGCGAGAGAAAGATCGCCACACAGCTTGCCAGTCCCAGATTAATTCCAAGAGCTGCGTTGTTCCGGTTGAAGAACGTGCCGAACGGGCTGCCTTCACCGCCTTCATGAAAGCTCCACAACGTGAAGTTGGGACACCATTGGCGGGCAATTCCGATCGCGGAAATCACGCCGCCATAGAACGCGACGGAAATCAGTAGCCAAATCGATCGACGGGGGTTGCGATAAATCGTCGGGACAACAAACGCGACGGCCGCGAGAATGGCCAACCATGCTGCCGCATGAAGCGAATCGAGGGGAGCGACCGAGATCGGAATCCATTCCGGGGAGTTTGACCGGAGGAGTGCTCCGCCCCAGTCCACATGGCTTGACGCATTGGCCGGACTGATGAGTGACACGATTGAGTTGGGAAGTGGAACACATTGCAGGGTCGCATAAGCGGCAATCGCGAAGAGAACCAATGACGGCAGAAGTTGCCGGACGTGATTGTCGGGCGGTATTGGATCACTTCGATCAACACGTTTCGCGACCAACGCGATCACGACTGCAACGGTGATCGCAGAGGCGGCCACGGATTGAGTCCACGCAAGGACGCCCCCATAGTCCATCGCGACCAAGATCGGAAGGACGGTGAGGATCACAGCGACTAGCCATTGCATCTGATGCGCCAAGCGAGTCGATCGGCTGACAGGCGTCATCGTTGGAGCGTTGGCGACGACGATTGGGCTAGGTTGCTAAACACGCGAGTGTTCAAAACGCGGGCTTTGTTTCCGAAGCATCAATGCGCTGTAAGTCTGCTTCGACCATCAATTCGGCAAGCTTGGGGAGTGTCGTCTCCGCTTTCCAACCGAGTTCACGTTCGGCTTTACTGGCGTCCCCTACCAATCGTGTTCCTTCGGAAGGTCGCATGTATCGGGGGTCTTGTTTTACGAAGTCCTGCCAATCCAAATCAACGGCTTTGAAAGATGCGTCCAGGAAATCTTTAACGCTGTGGTGTGTTCCCGTGGCCAAGACGAAGTCATCGGCATGGTCGTGTTGAAGCATCCGCCACATGGCATCGACGTATTCAGCAGCGAATCCCCAGTCGCGGCGTCCGTCGAGAGAACCGAGCGATACGGATTCTTGATGTTTACGTGCGATCGCGGCGGCAGCTCGAGTGATCTTTCGCGTCACAAACGATTCGCCTCGCAACGGAGATTCGTGGTTGTAACAGATCGCATTGCAGGCGAACAAACCGAACGACTCACGGTAAAGCGTCACCATTTGAGTCGCGAATGCTTTGGCGATTCCGTATGGTGTGACCGGTCGCATGGGAGTCATCTCGTTCTGGGGTGACTGGTCCGGACGGCCAAAAATTTCGCTACTACTGATGTGAAGGAACTTTGGTTTTTGTTCCAAATCACGAATGATTTCCAACAGCTTCAGCGTTCCCATCGCGGTAAATTCACACGTCGTTTCTGGGATGTCGAAACTGGCACCGACATGACTCTGGCCGGCAAGATGATAAAGTTCATCGGGGGTGCACTTCAGCATGATTCGACGAATCGTCGTCGTATCTGCCAAGTCCGCGTAGTGAAGGAACAGACGTTTGTTGTAGATGTCTTCGCGATGAAAGAGATGATCGAGCCGCGCCCGAACCGTCGTACTACTGCGGCGAACAATTCCGTGAACCGAGTAGCCCTTAGAAATCAACAGTTCGGTGAGGTACGAACCGTCTTGCCCGGTGATGCCGGTAATCAGAGCTGTTTTCATGGTCAAGGTAAGAGGGCGATGTCAGAGTTAGCCGTAGGCCCAACCGGAAGGATCGGGGCCATGGGGGTGGCATGGGCGGGATGTATCTTGGTCGATTGTTGGACCATGTCATGCAAGAGGCAAGAAAATCGTTCGGCGATGACTGGGCGATCGTATTCCGTCAGGGCGATGTTTCTCGCCGCCTGCTGGCGACTTTTCTCGATGTGAGGAAGAGCGAATAAACGGGTCGACTCTGCCTCGGCCTGCGCGACAGTTCGTGCGATTTGTTTTGATTGGCCAGGGCGGACACACCAACCAAGATTTTTCTCCGCAACGAGACGACTAAGATCGGTTGCCTGATCGGCGATCGCGATCACTGGGCGTCCGACTGACAATATCCCGTAAAGTTTGCTGGGGCATAAGCAACCCGCAATCTGTTCGTGCATGGACACGACGTGAACATCGGCCGCAGACAAGCTTTCGGCAAGATTCTCGCGTCTCTGATACGGCATGAACTCGATTCTGTCTTCCGTGAGACCGAGTTGGTCTGCAAACGCGATTAAGCGGTCTCGCGAAGCTCCGTCGCCCACTAGAAGCAGTTTGGCACGCGTTGGCCATTCTGGTTCGGCGGCAGCTCGGATTAGAACTTCCAAGCGTTGTGTCAGACCCATGTTACCGGAATGCATGACCACAAAGCGGTCGTGGACGCGATGACGGAGACGGAAGTGGTTGTCGTAAGGTTCGATGGGTTCGAGGTGAGAACAGTCTGCCCAATTGGGAAGAATCGCGATCTTCTGCGGATCGATCGCCCATCGGCGTCCTGTCAAACGCTGACGCATGCAGCGTCCGAGAACAATGATCTTGTCGGCCGACTGATACGCTTGCCGAAGTTGACGGCGAATCGATCGCCCCAGTAGCGGCATGCGAAGTTTGCCGATCGCTTCGGCGACATCCGGGTAAATATCCTGAAGGTAGACGCAGTGGCGTGCACCCGTTCGACGCGCGTGCTGTGCCCCAGCGAGCGGCAGTAAAAACGGATCGGTCTGGCTGACAATGACATCGGCTGAGAGGTTCGCTTGTCTTAGGTACCGACAAGCGGCCCTGTAAAACGAGATCATACTCATCACGCGGCCGAACGGATTCCTACTGTTCTTTTGGTAGGTGCGATGGCTCAGGCGATGAATCGTGACGTTGCGACGAACTTCGATCCCGGACCGAATAAAAGAGCGATCGGGTTCCGGGAAATTCGGTTGCCCACAAACGACATGAATGTCCAATTGCCGTGCAAGATCGACGCTAAGGTCGGTCAGCAATTGTCCCGTCGCTTCGATGTCCGGCCAGTAAGACCGGTTCAGAAAAACAATTTGTGGTCGTTTAAGCAACGTGATTGGCAGAGGTCAGAATCGTCGATCAAAGCAAGGAATGGCTGCGCGACCGGTCTCGGGATCGCGTGTCTTATTCGATCGAGATAGCGTTACCAGTGAGCGAGGCTCGTCTCGGTGGGGCTGCTGAAGAACTAAGGCAACGGAATCTGTGCGGTCCACGGTTTGTTCTGTTGATACCACTCAACCGATGCGTCCAGTCCTTCGGCGAGACTGACTTCAGGGGTCCAGCCAAGTAGTTCCTTCGCCTTCGTGATGTCAGCGCTCGTCGATTTCATGTCGGCTTGATGGAACGGCTTGTAGTCGATCTTGGCTTTTTTTCCGAGTCGTTCTTCA is a window from the Roseiconus lacunae genome containing:
- a CDS encoding glycosyltransferase family 4 protein: MSGRHVVYGFLQPFGNAILPDHQMTVLHYDSAPPPDDVMRLGVKAIAVPDRFRHWLKRLLWEAWRLPGLIRRHGVDVALTVSGALMPRCPVPQAVLCQNPWCYHPAVHRNAHDRFKARLQRIGYGSAFRDADLMIYISNHLRQLYTAANPNSTERRHRVALVGLNQSTYEAAKRLAHLPRDPYSILAVSAMANWKGAHTLVSAVAMLHQRDIPAKLRLVGPWPDSDYEATVRRQIHALGLTHSVDILGRVSDQELHRQYATNQLFALPSQCESFGIPAAEAMAFGTPVVSTSSCAISEVCQQAGLFGPVGDPGWMSDAIERLMIDRGLWNQLSLAGRERASELTWHQCFKPLLEIESLVAPKSDR
- a CDS encoding O-antigen ligase family protein — protein: MTPVSRSTRLAHQMQWLVAVILTVLPILVAMDYGGVLAWTQSVAASAITVAVVIALVAKRVDRSDPIPPDNHVRQLLPSLVLFAIAAYATLQCVPLPNSIVSLISPANASSHVDWGGALLRSNSPEWIPISVAPLDSLHAAAWLAILAAVAFVVPTIYRNPRRSIWLLISVAFYGGVISAIGIARQWCPNFTLWSFHEGGEGSPFGTFFNRNNAALGINLGLASCVAIFLSRRHITTLNTAPRNVHPSRDKVRDPLAVASLAVATLCLCGLVYCGSRGGLIAMALSILIVAITFRSAIKPLTFPASIAFVGLIGMIAFDYFFSHDSLSSRWGLPTTSASITDRLNSDARLQHWPDAMRTAIAFFPFGSGVGTYGYAYLPWQESSSWRWFTHAENLWLEVIAETSVFGFLAILVCLWMLVNASRRLQTGASPLDQAYAATGVFLVPCLVVSQTLDFGLILPANSIVAVLLLTAVWSRSCPTILSHSKIDSQATRVIQSVTRWSCVAPRGVLATTAIIATVMIARTKLYHDGNSESAARTMNQALVEYPTDLSRLSQLSQQSKPLVDQSPTSELLKAYIDLEFQRGRLLELQMWGAGRLPKLRREMCYANTSQNYRRLAWRSDRSASVNVSRGGRAIEPLPALAPTSEAESAYRNAWRLTQQSLRHRPLAIEPRFHLVALEFVHRSPDQSKLALQQSAQLFKNTPELQLRAAMALANHGDYDQAIIAFRRALTLSPDRVGWVFGKAKRYANLPLDQIIPDDEQTRSAVEAYLQSRQLN
- a CDS encoding GDP-mannose 4,6-dehydratase, yielding MKTALITGITGQDGSYLTELLISKGYSVHGIVRRSSTTVRARLDHLFHREDIYNKRLFLHYADLADTTTIRRIMLKCTPDELYHLAGQSHVGASFDIPETTCEFTAMGTLKLLEIIRDLEQKPKFLHISSSEIFGRPDQSPQNEMTPMRPVTPYGIAKAFATQMVTLYRESFGLFACNAICYNHESPLRGESFVTRKITRAAAAIARKHQESVSLGSLDGRRDWGFAAEYVDAMWRMLQHDHADDFVLATGTHHSVKDFLDASFKAVDLDWQDFVKQDPRYMRPSEGTRLVGDASKAERELGWKAETTLPKLAELMVEADLQRIDASETKPAF
- a CDS encoding glycosyltransferase family 4 protein — protein: MLKRPQIVFLNRSYWPDIEATGQLLTDLSVDLARQLDIHVVCGQPNFPEPDRSFIRSGIEVRRNVTIHRLSHRTYQKNSRNPFGRVMSMISFYRAACRYLRQANLSADVIVSQTDPFLLPLAGAQHARRTGARHCVYLQDIYPDVAEAIGKLRMPLLGRSIRRQLRQAYQSADKIIVLGRCMRQRLTGRRWAIDPQKIAILPNWADCSHLEPIEPYDNHFRLRHRVHDRFVVMHSGNMGLTQRLEVLIRAAAEPEWPTRAKLLLVGDGASRDRLIAFADQLGLTEDRIEFMPYQRRENLAESLSAADVHVVSMHEQIAGCLCPSKLYGILSVGRPVIAIADQATDLSRLVAEKNLGWCVRPGQSKQIARTVAQAEAESTRLFALPHIEKSRQQAARNIALTEYDRPVIAERFSCLLHDMVQQSTKIHPAHATPMAPILPVGPTANSDIALLP